The Oligoflexia bacterium genome contains a region encoding:
- a CDS encoding NAD(P)/FAD-dependent oxidoreductase, protein MDRKKNVVIVGAGFAGIAVAKHLAKADANIHVIDKNNYHLFIPLLYQVATAGLSPADISVPIRHIIGKQRNTRIEMTRMTGVDPTKKVLETSNGTIAYDYLVLATGSAYSYFGHDDWAKWSPSLRTIPDATNIRTKILTCFEQAESTPDPIQKKALLTFCVVGGGPTGVEIAGAIAELSRFALKKEFKNISPKDASILLFEAGSRILSMYSENLSHHAQKTLEGLGVEVKVNTAVKNISSEGIETPNASLASKTVIWAAGVQVPQLSNWLKADADKSGRLKVNPDLTLPNYENIYVIGDAANFTGPDNKPLPALAPVAMAQGKYVAQHILGQLQNLPPLKPFVYKNRGQMATIGRKDAIAEVAGYQLKGFLAWWLWAWIHIFQLMSFRNRLIVFFQWAWAYFSYEKSARLIVSQAEPNTNNSETKQSKTLNI, encoded by the coding sequence GTGGACCGTAAAAAAAATGTGGTTATTGTTGGTGCCGGTTTTGCGGGGATAGCTGTTGCTAAGCATTTAGCCAAAGCGGATGCCAATATCCATGTTATTGATAAAAACAATTATCACCTGTTTATTCCTCTTTTATATCAAGTTGCAACTGCCGGCTTATCTCCTGCTGATATCTCTGTCCCCATAAGACATATCATTGGTAAACAACGCAACACACGCATAGAAATGACACGTATGACCGGCGTTGACCCTACAAAAAAAGTGCTTGAAACCAGCAATGGAACAATTGCTTATGACTATCTTGTCCTTGCCACTGGATCAGCCTACAGTTACTTTGGCCATGACGATTGGGCAAAGTGGTCACCTTCACTGAGAACCATTCCTGATGCCACCAACATTCGTACCAAAATTTTAACCTGCTTTGAACAAGCTGAATCTACTCCTGATCCCATCCAGAAAAAAGCTTTACTTACTTTTTGTGTTGTTGGTGGTGGCCCAACCGGTGTAGAAATTGCTGGAGCTATTGCCGAGTTATCCAGGTTTGCTTTAAAAAAAGAATTTAAAAATATCAGTCCAAAAGATGCTAGCATCCTACTATTTGAAGCAGGTTCCCGTATCTTATCCATGTACTCTGAAAACCTCAGTCATCACGCGCAAAAGACCCTTGAAGGCTTAGGCGTTGAGGTAAAAGTCAATACCGCTGTAAAAAATATTTCTTCAGAAGGCATTGAAACACCCAATGCTAGCCTGGCTTCTAAAACCGTTATCTGGGCCGCCGGTGTGCAAGTGCCGCAATTGTCCAACTGGCTCAAAGCAGATGCAGATAAAAGTGGCCGACTTAAGGTTAATCCGGATTTAACCCTGCCCAATTACGAAAATATTTATGTCATCGGTGATGCCGCCAACTTTACTGGACCTGATAACAAGCCTTTACCGGCATTGGCACCCGTGGCTATGGCACAAGGGAAGTATGTAGCCCAACATATTCTAGGACAATTACAAAATCTTCCTCCTCTCAAACCTTTTGTTTATAAAAACCGTGGTCAAATGGCCACCATTGGCAGAAAAGATGCCATTGCCGAAGTTGCGGGTTATCAATTAAAAGGATTTTTAGCCTGGTGGCTATGGGCCTGGATACACATTTTTCAACTGATGAGTTTTCGTAATCGATTGATAGTTTTTTTTCAATGGGCATGGGCTTATTTCTCTTATGAAAAAAGCGCCCGCTTGATTGTCAGCCAAGCTGAACCAAATACAAACAACTCAGAAACAAAACAATCAAAAACATTAAACATTTGA
- a CDS encoding patatin-like phospholipase family protein produces MNKSSKVALVLTGGGARSAYQAGALKAIGEIVEGQPFQIYSGLSAGSINCAFLASHSKTFKQATKELWNLWDQIKYEDVFHTETRFFASKGARLLKNVLGGGYFNDFSSTHLLDNSPLIDLLSKNIDFLNLNHNIQSKKVLGMAVTATNYASGESVIFFNGQKKTKEWIRSRRIAVRTNLKVEHIMASSAIPMFFPPVYVDNAYYGDGAMRSRQPLSPAIHLGADSILAIGVRRAKPQKEKSELEQQQKPKTIVMADVMATILNSILLDSLDSDIERLSQINQFVSEHPGSKFKKVPILVIRPQSDLGAIGSSLLQYYPKVLRYLLKGLGISRIKGGDLLSFLSFHHEFTSTLLQLGYQDAYQQKKEIKAFYAQN; encoded by the coding sequence ATGAATAAAAGCTCAAAGGTGGCATTGGTATTAACAGGAGGTGGGGCAAGATCCGCCTATCAAGCGGGTGCTTTAAAAGCCATTGGTGAGATCGTTGAGGGCCAGCCTTTTCAAATCTATTCAGGTCTTTCAGCTGGCTCAATCAACTGTGCATTCTTAGCCAGCCACAGCAAAACGTTTAAACAAGCCACAAAAGAGCTTTGGAACTTATGGGATCAAATAAAATATGAGGATGTATTTCACACCGAAACCCGGTTTTTTGCCTCAAAAGGGGCCAGATTGCTTAAAAACGTTTTGGGTGGCGGCTATTTCAACGATTTTTCCTCAACGCATCTTTTGGACAATAGTCCACTCATAGACCTTTTATCCAAGAATATTGACTTTCTAAATCTTAACCACAATATTCAAAGTAAAAAAGTATTGGGCATGGCGGTAACAGCAACCAATTACGCAAGCGGAGAATCAGTGATCTTTTTTAATGGGCAAAAAAAGACCAAAGAATGGATTAGAAGCCGTAGAATTGCAGTCCGTACTAACCTTAAGGTTGAGCATATTATGGCATCCTCAGCCATCCCAATGTTTTTTCCTCCAGTTTATGTGGACAATGCTTATTATGGAGATGGTGCTATGCGCTCCAGGCAGCCTTTAAGTCCGGCCATTCATTTAGGTGCAGACTCAATTTTGGCCATTGGTGTACGGCGTGCCAAGCCCCAAAAAGAAAAAAGCGAACTTGAACAACAACAAAAACCCAAAACCATTGTTATGGCAGACGTCATGGCCACCATCTTAAACTCTATTTTATTGGACTCTTTGGATTCTGATATTGAACGTTTGAGTCAAATTAATCAGTTTGTCAGTGAGCATCCAGGGTCCAAATTTAAAAAAGTTCCTATTTTGGTCATTAGACCACAATCTGATTTAGGTGCCATTGGTTCAAGCTTGTTGCAATATTATCCAAAAGTTTTACGCTATTTGCTCAAAGGTTTAGGTATTTCTCGGATCAAAGGTGGAGATTTGTTAAGTTTTCTTTCTTTTCACCATGAATTTACTTCAACTTTGCTGCAACTGGGCTATCAAGATGCCTACCAGCAAAAAAAGGAGATAAAAGCATTTTATGCTCAGAACTGA
- a CDS encoding polyhydroxyalkanoate synthesis regulator DNA-binding domain-containing protein produces the protein MKNENTEQRIIKKYQNRKLYDTTESCYITLDDIANMVKRNEEVKVIDNKTKNDVTSVIFTQILVEQEKNTQSNLPKTLLRDLIRKGKGSIADFMHRYVVLGANSEEEQRLEAQKYIDQLVNNGELSKTEGKSLLKNVTTHNSIEDEFNEHLSQQVSRSVKELTHINEIEGHISTLNDKIKELESRLSKYENA, from the coding sequence ATGAAAAACGAAAATACAGAACAGCGCATCATAAAAAAATATCAAAACCGTAAACTCTATGACACAACAGAGAGCTGCTACATTACTTTAGATGATATTGCCAATATGGTTAAACGCAATGAAGAAGTTAAAGTCATTGATAACAAGACTAAAAATGATGTGACCTCGGTAATTTTTACCCAAATTTTGGTTGAGCAAGAAAAAAACACTCAATCCAACCTACCCAAAACCCTGTTAAGAGATCTTATTCGTAAAGGTAAAGGGTCTATTGCAGATTTTATGCATCGTTATGTCGTTTTAGGGGCAAACTCTGAGGAAGAGCAAAGGTTAGAAGCGCAAAAATACATTGATCAATTGGTTAACAATGGTGAGCTCAGCAAAACAGAAGGAAAATCTTTGCTGAAAAATGTAACCACACATAACAGCATTGAAGATGAATTCAATGAGCACCTAAGCCAACAAGTTTCAAGATCTGTAAAAGAATTAACCCACATCAATGAAATTGAAGGCCATATCAGTACACTCAATGACAAAATCAAGGAATTAGAATCTAGATTATCCAAGTATGAAAATGCTTAA
- a CDS encoding GFA family protein, with product MNQKNIKRTGGCQCGAVRYCANSLKDNAHVCHCRMCQKASGNFFAPLVGVLHTDFAWTKGKASFFQSSGQVKRGFCAQCGTPLFFQHEDSQHISLFIGSFDQPREIVLDFECGMEGRMPQLDQLQGDLPNYGSTEQAMEDSVAEIRNTNHQHPDHD from the coding sequence ATGAATCAAAAAAACATTAAAAGAACGGGTGGTTGTCAATGTGGGGCAGTTCGTTATTGCGCCAATTCACTGAAAGACAATGCGCATGTTTGCCATTGTCGGATGTGTCAAAAAGCATCTGGTAATTTCTTTGCGCCTCTGGTAGGAGTGTTACATACTGATTTTGCTTGGACCAAAGGCAAAGCCAGTTTTTTTCAGAGTTCTGGACAGGTTAAGCGTGGTTTTTGTGCTCAATGTGGAACACCCCTGTTTTTTCAGCATGAAGATAGTCAGCATATTTCTTTATTTATAGGCAGCTTTGATCAACCTAGAGAGATTGTTTTGGATTTTGAATGCGGTATGGAGGGACGTATGCCGCAGCTGGATCAATTACAAGGAGATTTGCCTAATTATGGCAGTACGGAACAAGCCATGGAAGACTCGGTTGCTGAGATTCGAAACACCAATCATCAGCATCCCGATCATGATTAA
- a CDS encoding MFS transporter codes for MNITLKKYLDSYKGLPQSVWILSIMAFTNSVGKMVITFLALFVTQKLGQSVTMVGKIMMAYGFGCIIGGILSGKLCDSIDSRKVIIASLFLTGVGFFSLSMTQTIEWIILVIFFVGFSESGFRPAYNTTISRLCPPKNRARAYSLYRVFINVGCSMGAVIGGFLSENNFSVICQLDALTSILAAVVMLACYHKLVARLPISEEKKTYTFDRPWKDPVFLFFCIIMMGAAFVFFQIKTTYPLYLRDSYEISSVQFGLLMSLNGIIILLFEMPLLSWTNKFRTESMAALGAFLLCFGFALLPVSIWKSLAFVYLLIWTTGEMIIFPTALGIVANQAPESNRGEVMGIYHTLFSLSHILAPVLGSLIYAAWSPEILWAISGLIGIVVSLGFYFLPNIARKLQSAQA; via the coding sequence ATGAATATCACTTTAAAAAAATATTTAGATTCCTACAAAGGCCTTCCCCAATCTGTATGGATACTTTCCATAATGGCATTTACAAATAGTGTGGGCAAGATGGTTATCACATTTCTGGCCCTATTTGTTACACAAAAACTTGGCCAAAGTGTGACAATGGTTGGAAAAATTATGATGGCCTATGGTTTTGGATGCATTATTGGAGGCATTCTTAGTGGGAAGTTATGTGACTCTATTGATTCTAGAAAAGTGATTATTGCAAGTCTTTTTCTAACAGGAGTTGGGTTTTTTTCTCTCTCCATGACACAGACCATAGAATGGATCATATTGGTCATCTTTTTTGTTGGATTTTCAGAAAGCGGTTTTCGGCCAGCGTATAACACTACTATCTCACGCCTGTGTCCTCCAAAAAATAGAGCAAGAGCCTACTCTTTGTACCGTGTATTTATCAACGTTGGCTGTTCAATGGGTGCCGTTATCGGTGGGTTTCTTTCGGAAAATAATTTCTCTGTGATTTGCCAACTGGATGCTCTGACTTCCATATTGGCTGCTGTAGTCATGTTAGCCTGTTATCATAAACTTGTTGCACGTTTACCAATATCTGAAGAAAAAAAGACCTATACTTTTGATCGGCCTTGGAAGGATCCAGTATTTCTTTTCTTTTGTATTATAATGATGGGTGCAGCTTTCGTTTTTTTCCAGATCAAAACAACCTACCCTCTTTATCTAAGAGATAGTTATGAAATATCCAGCGTACAATTTGGATTATTAATGTCTTTGAATGGCATCATTATTTTATTGTTTGAGATGCCTCTGCTTTCATGGACAAATAAATTCCGAACTGAATCCATGGCTGCATTAGGCGCATTTTTATTATGTTTCGGATTTGCCTTATTACCTGTATCTATTTGGAAATCTTTGGCCTTTGTTTACCTTCTCATTTGGACAACGGGTGAAATGATCATATTTCCAACTGCTTTGGGTATAGTAGCCAACCAGGCGCCAGAATCAAATAGAGGAGAAGTTATGGGAATATATCACACACTATTCTCATTGTCTCATATTCTAGCACCCGTCTTAGGCAGCCTCATTTATGCAGCATGGAGTCCTGAAATTTTATGGGCAATATCTGGTCTTATTGGAATTGTAGTTTCATTGGGATTTTATTTTTTACCTAACATTGCTCGAAAGCTTCAGAGCGCTCAAGCTTAA
- a CDS encoding class I SAM-dependent methyltransferase produces MILNKNHQSTLSNFKLDQSDQSHIELQAIVSGFSEPLFESGVLFTALELDLFRNISSSGNNVGELAKILDIPQSNLELLLNALTSLGILEKECGCFQISDRFKKHLQKGSSYLGDHLLLYKERHLRWLSIYDYMKGTPDQTSIKLRDNDSSVATSYLKSIKDFNKAYAEEMIHVLRQDLNGCSDILDIGGGHGYYSEQILNQHKEIQATILDFKAPIEYCKQLQNKNPNFNRFRFAVGDVLLMNYSNTFDLVMINDVLHYFKATEKKTALQRAFRSLRIGGTIAISKFTLDEPSPKNKMANLFSLKINLSSIHRGYLETDEELVDLLKSLGGAEIQVRPLGELKSLITAIKV; encoded by the coding sequence ATGATATTAAATAAAAATCATCAATCAACTTTATCAAATTTTAAATTAGATCAGAGTGATCAATCTCATATAGAATTGCAAGCTATTGTATCAGGGTTTTCTGAACCTCTTTTCGAATCTGGAGTTTTGTTTACAGCCTTAGAGTTAGATTTATTTCGGAATATATCCTCAAGTGGAAATAACGTTGGTGAGTTAGCTAAAATTTTAGATATTCCTCAATCAAATTTAGAGTTATTGCTAAATGCACTAACAAGTCTTGGAATTTTAGAAAAAGAATGTGGGTGTTTTCAAATTTCAGATCGATTCAAGAAGCATCTTCAAAAAGGCTCAAGCTATCTTGGAGATCATTTGCTTCTTTACAAAGAGCGTCACCTACGCTGGCTATCGATTTATGATTATATGAAAGGTACGCCAGATCAAACTTCAATCAAACTTAGAGATAATGACTCATCTGTAGCTACATCATACTTAAAATCAATCAAAGATTTTAATAAAGCCTATGCAGAAGAAATGATTCACGTTTTAAGACAAGATTTAAATGGATGCTCTGATATTCTTGATATTGGTGGAGGACATGGATACTATTCTGAACAAATTCTAAATCAACATAAAGAGATTCAAGCTACAATCTTAGATTTCAAGGCACCTATTGAATATTGTAAGCAGTTACAAAATAAAAATCCAAATTTTAATCGATTTCGCTTTGCCGTTGGTGATGTACTTTTAATGAATTACAGTAATACATTCGATCTAGTCATGATTAATGATGTTTTACATTATTTTAAAGCAACAGAAAAAAAGACCGCTTTACAACGTGCTTTTAGATCTTTACGTATTGGCGGAACAATTGCGATTTCTAAATTCACTCTAGATGAACCCTCTCCCAAAAATAAAATGGCAAATCTGTTTTCCTTAAAAATTAATCTAAGTTCCATTCATAGAGGTTATTTAGAAACTGATGAAGAGCTTGTTGATCTATTGAAAAGTCTTGGAGGAGCAGAGATTCAAGTGAGACCACTTGGAGAATTAAAATCTCTAATTACTGCAATAAAAGTATAA
- the ribA gene encoding GTP cyclohydrolase II RibA — protein sequence MNNSIKTTDPLRKNMGYVDKNIRPEDLKHIKFSEMPKVRTSVRMPLNGTTAYFSSFSCLGDSKEHLAISFCEHDKLKSIPLIRIHSECLTGDLFQSDRCDCGNQLQESIASLKKQRGLLLYLRQEGRGIGLYQKMEAYVLQDKGFDTYEANQALGADKDGRNYEVAANMLKALGIYKIDLLTNNPVKVAQLKQYGIEVHKVVPTKTYLNNQNEKYLEAKKRVCGHTLDIDGGLS from the coding sequence ATGAACAACTCTATAAAAACAACTGATCCGTTGAGAAAAAATATGGGTTATGTGGATAAAAACATAAGGCCTGAAGATTTAAAACATATCAAATTTTCTGAAATGCCAAAGGTTCGGACATCTGTTCGGATGCCTTTAAATGGAACAACAGCTTATTTTTCTTCTTTTTCATGCCTAGGAGATTCTAAAGAGCATTTGGCAATTTCATTTTGTGAACATGATAAATTAAAGTCTATTCCTCTTATTCGAATTCATTCTGAATGTCTCACGGGTGATCTCTTCCAGTCAGACAGATGTGATTGTGGTAATCAATTACAAGAATCAATAGCATCACTTAAAAAGCAAAGAGGATTACTCCTCTATTTAAGACAAGAAGGAAGAGGAATTGGACTTTACCAAAAAATGGAAGCTTATGTTTTACAAGACAAAGGATTTGATACCTACGAGGCAAACCAGGCTCTTGGAGCAGACAAAGATGGGAGAAATTATGAAGTTGCGGCTAATATGCTTAAAGCTCTTGGCATATATAAGATTGATTTACTTACAAACAATCCAGTCAAAGTAGCACAACTTAAGCAATATGGAATTGAAGTACATAAAGTTGTACCAACAAAAACCTATTTAAACAATCAAAACGAGAAATATTTGGAAGCCAAGAAACGTGTATGTGGTCATACATTGGATATTGATGGAGGGTTGTCTTGA
- a CDS encoding WD40 repeat domain-containing protein, whose amino-acid sequence MNNKSGHHSPISGISTFKDELVATAGYDNQVILWNRLNKEILARAKHKHLVNSCEFSPDGRFLATASSDYTVRIWEIPSLQNHTIFRSHQDDVEMVTFHPSKPLIASASRDRSVQIHNIKTGSSQLLGHHNSDALSVAWSKDGDHLISTGDDGILRKWCHEKGQELNQYYFGNVETDTIAIINEQTIYAGNDKGEIVCILNGKKSIIKAHDSGVKRIVVSPSLGFIVSMSYDRSVKIWRINDKQHLSLESTAILPWIVWPRSCAFATDEYIVFGTFGTTYVTLNWPRQSWDTRGYDSTKGLNHVFPTKAGFLTCGDAGEVLLNQSQVGNVPSLLNFSFEVEGNVYAGGQTGALYNVKDQQIVYQHYSPLNCFVFDSDKEPKNIYIGSYTGDLLKFSISDSGKIMFEKLIKIHQNAIKSLSSNASLLFSLCADTSVSFYSLTDLSLIKYYKNGHEKIANGATWIGNDIFASVSRDLKIRFWSINSIEKISSPHSHSIKCISTDLEKNWLATGSYDGTVCIYNLKQSKFVNKLSLSSSGISSIHSSNIDKTFIASSYNGLLYQVHIKNEMGSCSISTI is encoded by the coding sequence TTGAATAATAAATCGGGCCATCATTCTCCTATTAGTGGCATCTCAACATTTAAAGATGAACTTGTAGCAACTGCGGGATATGACAATCAAGTGATTCTTTGGAATCGATTGAATAAAGAAATTTTAGCTCGAGCCAAGCATAAACATTTGGTAAACTCGTGTGAGTTTAGCCCAGATGGTCGTTTTTTGGCTACAGCCAGTAGTGATTATACAGTTCGTATTTGGGAGATCCCTAGCTTGCAAAATCACACTATTTTTAGAAGTCATCAAGATGATGTTGAAATGGTAACCTTTCATCCTAGCAAGCCGTTGATTGCATCAGCTTCTAGAGATCGTTCCGTACAAATTCACAATATTAAAACAGGATCATCACAGTTATTGGGGCACCATAACTCTGATGCACTTTCGGTGGCTTGGAGCAAAGACGGAGACCATTTAATTTCTACAGGTGATGATGGAATTCTTCGTAAGTGGTGTCATGAAAAAGGTCAAGAGCTGAATCAGTATTACTTTGGAAATGTTGAGACGGATACAATTGCAATCATAAATGAGCAAACAATCTACGCTGGTAATGATAAAGGAGAGATTGTTTGCATTTTAAACGGTAAAAAATCCATAATTAAAGCGCATGATTCAGGAGTAAAACGCATTGTTGTGTCACCTTCTTTAGGTTTCATAGTTAGTATGAGTTATGATCGGAGTGTCAAAATTTGGCGTATCAATGATAAACAGCATCTTAGCTTAGAGTCCACAGCGATTTTACCATGGATAGTTTGGCCTAGATCATGCGCTTTTGCTACTGATGAATACATAGTATTTGGAACTTTCGGCACCACTTATGTGACGTTGAATTGGCCAAGGCAATCATGGGATACTCGCGGTTATGATTCTACAAAAGGACTTAACCATGTATTCCCAACTAAAGCTGGATTTTTAACATGTGGAGATGCTGGAGAGGTTTTACTTAATCAATCTCAGGTTGGAAATGTTCCAAGTCTTCTTAACTTTTCTTTTGAAGTTGAGGGAAATGTTTATGCTGGGGGGCAAACAGGTGCGTTATATAATGTAAAGGACCAACAGATAGTATATCAACATTACTCTCCTCTAAATTGTTTTGTATTTGATTCAGATAAAGAACCAAAAAATATTTATATAGGAAGTTATACAGGTGATCTATTGAAGTTTTCAATTTCTGATAGTGGGAAAATAATGTTTGAAAAGTTAATTAAGATTCATCAGAATGCAATTAAATCACTGTCTTCTAATGCATCTTTGCTTTTTAGCTTGTGTGCAGATACGTCAGTTTCATTTTACTCATTGACTGATCTATCATTGATTAAATATTATAAAAATGGTCACGAAAAAATTGCGAATGGGGCGACTTGGATTGGTAATGACATATTTGCCTCTGTAAGTAGGGATTTAAAAATTCGTTTTTGGTCAATCAATTCCATAGAAAAAATTTCGTCTCCACATTCGCATTCAATTAAATGTATCTCTACAGATCTAGAAAAGAATTGGTTGGCAACGGGAAGTTATGATGGAACTGTTTGTATTTATAATTTAAAACAAAGCAAATTTGTTAATAAACTAAGTCTATCTTCTTCTGGGATCTCGTCGATCCATTCGTCAAACATAGATAAAACGTTTATTGCTTCTTCTTACAATGGCTTACTCTATCAAGTTCACATAAAAAATGAAATGGGATCATGTTCAATAAGTACAATTTAG
- a CDS encoding SUMF1/EgtB/PvdO family nonheme iron enzyme → MFNKYNLEFQKIPRRAYSIGSTLSEVNQCVQEWKKHLVDKSYTEKQFRIWIKKELPVHIVFASEYFIGKYPITNAQYQIFLNKSGYETIPESIQSNEGDDNPVWGVSIDDAKSCAHWYAKYLGLPLRLPSEYEWEIAARGIERLQYPYGETFSSKKGNTYETGIGHTTPVTLYEQYASPFGVVDMAGNVEEWVDTQYSPYPGGPNLSDDLSGTLGDNYFVLRGGSFARGGDLSRGARRHGPFPKPEFRYTGFRLAFGSLDKKFQLEETLLKVISLE, encoded by the coding sequence ATGTTCAATAAGTACAATTTAGAGTTTCAAAAAATTCCAAGAAGAGCTTATTCGATTGGGAGTACTTTATCTGAAGTCAATCAATGTGTTCAAGAATGGAAAAAACATCTGGTTGATAAAAGCTATACAGAAAAACAGTTTCGCATATGGATTAAAAAAGAACTCCCTGTTCACATTGTCTTTGCTAGCGAATATTTTATTGGAAAATATCCTATAACCAATGCCCAATATCAAATATTTTTAAACAAATCGGGATATGAAACAATACCAGAAAGTATTCAAAGTAACGAAGGTGATGATAATCCTGTGTGGGGTGTTTCTATTGATGATGCAAAGTCCTGTGCTCATTGGTATGCAAAATATTTAGGGCTACCTTTGCGCCTACCTTCCGAATATGAATGGGAGATAGCTGCACGTGGCATAGAACGGCTACAATACCCTTACGGAGAAACGTTTTCCTCTAAAAAAGGTAATACTTATGAAACGGGTATTGGTCATACCACTCCTGTTACATTATATGAACAATATGCCTCTCCTTTTGGAGTTGTTGATATGGCTGGAAATGTAGAAGAGTGGGTTGATACCCAATATTCACCCTATCCAGGTGGACCGAACCTTTCAGATGATCTCTCAGGTACTTTAGGTGATAATTATTTCGTTTTAAGAGGAGGTTCCTTCGCACGTGGTGGAGATCTTAGCCGTGGAGCTCGAAGGCATGGACCTTTTCCTAAACCGGAGTTTCGCTATACTGGGTTTCGTCTAGCATTTGGGTCATTAGATAAAAAGTTTCAACTAGAAGAAACTTTACTAAAAGTGATAAGTTTAGAATAA